Proteins encoded by one window of Fibrobacter sp. UWT2:
- a CDS encoding LysM peptidoglycan-binding domain-containing protein: MNYFVSGILSLLLLVMAGCASKPDMTPKVETADSSETESFSERALKEKISDSLAIRPSWTYYQYALQAMDNQEWLLARHYLDESLRQLVSERFNSTYKNVSAAEDSAYRVKMPLRIVRALDEVYPNVAEMGQNVDNYTRNDVSIEGIDALDESAADSAALQVIESFLDTLDLSQFTLPVSFNERVLQEIYYMTTSARAFMAGSLNRKTAYDSLIYAQLDSAKMPRDLIYLALVESGFKVKAYSRAKASGMWQFIPETGKRYGLEVDYWVDMRRNPEKATMAALKYLNRLHDEFDDWLLAMAAYNCGEGRVRRLLREMQEDTTRDTTIAVTYWDLELPKETMRYVPRILAAMVVGHYPEQYEMTVEQTYQPDFDTVTVFDSFPLEEVAKLLKVSEDTLRTLNMELVKWCTPPNKDSYLLRLPVGTRAAFVDGYDKMEKNNFSSWHHHKVRKGENLGMIARQYGIKVSELQQANDMKNTRIRAGQSLLIPIKVTPKPKANRGKKPEKVRTYIVKSDDNLASVARKFGISQDSVRSWNSLDAAAVIKEGDTLVVSKPEPKPQVEKIRPKMAKGEKYVVREGDTFAAIAETFDVPVVMLMQANEGFNRRLSVGDSLVIPEYVRKKAEKKTAKSESKPAAKPKASNEKTSVYTVQSGDNLTNIARKFGTTVAKIQELNNMGSSSSLSVGQKLKVAGTAQEAQFKIHTVKKGEGLWDISRQYKVTIEEIVKWNDLQDTKIKVGEMLKIKQ; the protein is encoded by the coding sequence ATGAATTATTTCGTTTCGGGTATATTGTCCCTATTGCTATTGGTCATGGCGGGTTGTGCTAGTAAGCCCGATATGACGCCCAAGGTTGAAACAGCGGATTCCTCTGAAACTGAATCTTTTTCGGAACGGGCCCTCAAGGAAAAAATTTCGGATTCTCTCGCCATTCGCCCGTCCTGGACCTATTACCAGTATGCTTTGCAGGCCATGGACAACCAGGAATGGCTTTTGGCTAGACATTACCTGGATGAATCCCTGAGGCAGTTGGTTTCTGAAAGGTTCAATTCTACCTACAAGAATGTCTCTGCGGCCGAAGATTCCGCCTACCGCGTCAAGATGCCGCTCCGCATTGTGCGCGCCCTCGACGAAGTTTACCCCAACGTGGCCGAAATGGGCCAGAATGTCGACAACTATACGCGAAACGATGTCTCTATCGAAGGGATTGACGCTCTCGACGAAAGTGCGGCCGACAGTGCCGCCCTCCAGGTGATCGAAAGCTTCCTGGATACTCTGGACTTGTCGCAGTTTACGCTCCCCGTGAGTTTCAACGAGCGCGTGCTTCAAGAAATCTACTACATGACGACTTCGGCACGCGCCTTCATGGCGGGTTCTTTGAACCGCAAGACCGCTTATGACTCGCTGATTTACGCCCAGCTCGATTCGGCCAAGATGCCTCGCGACCTGATTTACCTCGCCTTGGTGGAATCGGGCTTCAAGGTCAAGGCCTACAGCCGCGCCAAGGCATCGGGCATGTGGCAGTTCATTCCCGAAACGGGCAAGCGCTACGGCCTGGAAGTGGACTACTGGGTGGATATGCGCCGCAATCCGGAAAAGGCGACGATGGCCGCTCTCAAGTACCTGAACCGCCTGCACGACGAATTTGACGACTGGCTTTTGGCGATGGCGGCCTACAACTGCGGTGAAGGCCGCGTCCGCAGGCTGCTTCGCGAAATGCAGGAAGACACGACCCGCGATACGACCATCGCCGTGACCTATTGGGACTTGGAACTGCCCAAGGAAACCATGCGCTATGTGCCCCGTATCTTGGCGGCCATGGTCGTCGGTCATTACCCGGAACAGTACGAGATGACGGTGGAACAGACTTACCAGCCCGATTTCGATACGGTGACGGTTTTCGATTCCTTCCCGCTCGAAGAAGTGGCCAAGCTTTTGAAGGTCTCCGAAGATACGCTGCGTACCTTGAACATGGAACTGGTCAAGTGGTGTACGCCGCCGAACAAGGATTCCTACCTGTTGCGTTTGCCGGTGGGTACTCGTGCCGCCTTTGTAGATGGCTACGACAAGATGGAAAAGAATAACTTCTCCAGCTGGCACCACCACAAGGTCCGCAAGGGCGAAAATCTGGGCATGATTGCCCGCCAGTACGGCATCAAGGTGTCTGAACTGCAGCAGGCCAACGACATGAAGAATACCCGCATTCGCGCGGGCCAGTCCCTGCTCATTCCGATCAAGGTGACTCCGAAGCCCAAGGCCAATCGCGGCAAGAAACCCGAAAAGGTGCGTACCTACATTGTCAAGTCCGATGATAATCTGGCATCCGTTGCCCGCAAGTTCGGCATTTCCCAAGATTCCGTCCGCTCCTGGAATTCCCTGGATGCCGCCGCCGTCATCAAGGAAGGCGACACCCTAGTGGTATCTAAACCCGAACCGAAACCCCAGGTTGAAAAGATCCGCCCGAAAATGGCAAAGGGCGAAAAGTATGTTGTCCGTGAGGGGGATACCTTCGCGGCAATCGCCGAAACCTTCGACGTTCCGGTGGTCATGCTCATGCAGGCGAACGAAGGCTTTAACCGCCGTCTTTCGGTGGGCGATTCTCTGGTCATTCCCGAATACGTGCGCAAGAAGGCCGAGAAGAAGACCGCCAAGTCCGAAAGCAAGCCCGCTGCCAAGCCGAAGGCTTCCAACGAAAAGACTTCTGTCTATACGGTGCAATCGGGTGACAACCTCACGAATATTGCCCGTAAGTTCGGAACCACCGTGGCAAAGATCCAGGAATTGAACAACATGGGCAGTTCCTCTAGCTTGAGCGTGGGGCAGAAGCTGAAGGTCGCCGGTACCGCTCAAGAAGCGCAGTTCAAGATTCACACCGTCAAAAAAGGTGAGGGTCTCTGGGACATCTCTCGCCAATATAAGGTGACCATCGAAGAAATCGTCAAGTGGAACGATTTGCAGGACACCAAGATTAAGGTTGGTGAAATGCTGAAGATCAAGCAGTAA
- a CDS encoding NAD(P)H-binding protein — protein sequence MIALVTGGAGVVGKALCRELLARDVCVRVLVLPGDTQAGFLPEGVEVFYGDVSDADSIRKAFVGVDLVYHLAAILLSTKPGAFERINTNGTRNVVAAAKEAGVKRLLYVSSISVTYPVLTEYGKSKLAGESCVKESGLQWTIVRPTLVIGEPVGYGGGIEFNMYANYVRRFPVYFLPGGGKCLKRPVKSVDLVKGIALAGLSENAVGKTYALAGEGVLSMAEMAKAVLKLAGKRHWMIPVPWWIAKKLAVLKSWIGGKPVTAEQALAGFLYDAAPDIENARADLGYNPGSPLEI from the coding sequence ATGATTGCTTTGGTGACGGGTGGCGCAGGCGTCGTAGGGAAGGCGCTCTGTCGGGAACTTTTGGCTCGTGATGTGTGTGTTCGCGTGCTTGTGCTCCCGGGCGATACCCAGGCTGGGTTTTTACCCGAGGGGGTGGAGGTCTTTTATGGGGATGTTTCGGATGCGGATTCAATCCGCAAGGCCTTTGTGGGCGTAGATTTGGTCTACCACCTGGCCGCCATCCTTCTTTCGACAAAGCCGGGCGCCTTTGAACGCATCAATACCAACGGAACCCGGAATGTGGTTGCCGCCGCCAAAGAAGCCGGTGTAAAGCGCCTCCTTTACGTTTCAAGCATTTCGGTGACGTACCCTGTACTGACGGAGTACGGCAAAAGCAAACTGGCGGGGGAGTCTTGCGTCAAGGAATCCGGCCTGCAATGGACGATCGTGCGCCCGACGCTGGTGATAGGCGAACCGGTCGGTTACGGCGGTGGAATCGAATTCAACATGTACGCCAACTATGTGCGACGCTTCCCGGTGTATTTCTTGCCCGGTGGCGGCAAGTGCCTCAAGCGCCCCGTCAAAAGCGTTGACTTGGTCAAGGGAATTGCCTTGGCCGGTCTTTCCGAAAATGCCGTTGGTAAGACTTACGCCTTGGCTGGCGAGGGTGTCCTTTCGATGGCGGAGATGGCCAAGGCGGTCTTGAAGCTGGCGGGCAAGCGTCATTGGATGATTCCGGTGCCCTGGTGGATTGCAAAAAAACTTGCCGTGCTCAAAAGCTGGATTGGCGGGAAACCCGTTACGGCAGAACAGGCCCTTGCGGGCTTTTTGTACGACGCCGCTCCCGATATCGAAAACGCTAGGGCCGATTTGGGCTATAATCCCGGTTCACCCTTAGAAATTTGA
- a CDS encoding biopolymer transporter ExbD, translating to MSFIRKRSQEAGRVDVSPMLDMVFILLIFFIVTSTFTRETGVDVTKPKASSAKELAKESILIGVTRQGTIHINETQVNLSTLNTVLRQMMAEAPDRPVIIVSDRDAPNGVVVDILDECNLAKVRKVSISANKEE from the coding sequence ATGAGTTTTATTCGTAAACGTTCACAGGAAGCCGGTAGGGTAGACGTGTCGCCGATGCTCGACATGGTGTTTATCTTGCTCATCTTCTTTATTGTGACTTCGACCTTTACCCGTGAAACCGGCGTAGATGTGACAAAGCCCAAGGCTAGCTCTGCCAAGGAACTGGCTAAGGAAAGCATCTTGATTGGTGTGACTCGCCAAGGAACGATTCACATTAACGAAACGCAGGTGAACTTGTCGACGTTGAATACGGTGCTCCGCCAGATGATGGCAGAAGCTCCTGACCGCCCGGTGATTATCGTGAGCGACCGCGACGCCCCTAACGGAGTCGTCGTTGACATTCTCGATGAATGCAACCTCGCCAAAGTCCGCAAGGTCTCCATTTCGGCCAATAAGGAGGAGTAA
- a CDS encoding OmpA family protein, whose product MRKLFAALCLMSMPVLAQVGIVRSTSGIHAPSAKTNPQGYLYVSGAFEMASDGNTLSMSDGYTDSKGNFTELDNNTPSNDETFFVSFAVLDNLELGFSLPVHYEGQINNTNLDGMGLGDLQLSAKGSIPVNEWFNLGISGEILFPTGSTEKGFRPRHRWYIKSDNSAYAFTANNAATNINVHFSFDWRHYLVFNGYTGILNDLQDKDKYFLWGAGFNVFPEKTITLILEASGETPFRSTRWGDHFLNSPFRITPGLRVNLPRQSYLTISGDIGFHYFKELDTEDALQVNLKSGGESIYYPMAGSPELGIAITLSKIFDFSWGDDDHDGVIDRKDMCPNTFKGQVVNPRGCPVDEDLDGVLNIVDQCPATPMGLAVDYNGCPLDHDGDGVADYLDKCPNTTAGFAVDSIGCTLDTDGDGIDDNNDKCNDSPKDEPVGKDGCPLDQDHDGITNDLDQCPDTPEGISIDKHGCPLDFDGDGVPDDLDKCPNSKLGEQVGESGCPLDSDKDGVPDTKDECADTPEGVLVNILGCRIDQDSDGIFDEEDKCPGTPEGAPIDSLGCPLDSDGDGIADWADQCPGTQAQATIDDSGCPTNPRQNFNVFAKQIHFKGHDTLLVNSSYTALNDIVYHMRQYPVNLEIQCAASDASGENANRISTERAQFIYNYLVKKGISKDRLKYQGFGKKLPPTLIQKNGSTDAVRFIPSRQ is encoded by the coding sequence ATGAGAAAGCTGTTTGCCGCATTATGCCTAATGTCCATGCCGGTCCTCGCACAGGTCGGCATCGTAAGGTCTACCAGCGGCATTCACGCGCCTTCGGCAAAAACGAATCCTCAAGGCTACCTGTACGTTTCGGGCGCATTCGAAATGGCCAGCGACGGAAACACCTTGAGCATGAGCGACGGCTACACCGATTCTAAAGGAAACTTTACCGAACTCGACAACAACACGCCCTCTAACGACGAAACCTTTTTCGTGAGTTTCGCCGTTTTGGACAACCTGGAACTGGGATTTTCGTTACCGGTTCACTACGAAGGCCAAATCAACAATACGAACCTGGACGGAATGGGCCTCGGAGACCTGCAGCTGTCCGCCAAGGGCTCGATCCCTGTCAACGAATGGTTCAATTTGGGTATCAGCGGCGAAATCCTGTTTCCCACGGGTTCCACGGAAAAGGGATTCCGCCCCAGGCACCGCTGGTATATCAAGAGTGACAACAGCGCCTACGCCTTCACCGCCAACAACGCGGCCACCAACATCAACGTCCACTTTTCGTTCGACTGGAGACATTACCTGGTTTTCAACGGCTACACCGGCATCTTGAACGATCTCCAGGATAAGGACAAATACTTCCTCTGGGGTGCCGGCTTCAACGTATTCCCCGAAAAGACCATCACGCTCATTCTCGAAGCTTCTGGCGAAACGCCCTTCCGTTCTACCCGCTGGGGCGACCATTTCTTGAACAGCCCCTTCAGAATCACCCCCGGCCTGCGTGTCAATCTCCCCCGTCAAAGCTACCTGACTATTTCGGGTGATATCGGCTTCCATTACTTCAAGGAGCTGGACACCGAAGACGCCTTGCAAGTCAACCTGAAATCTGGCGGAGAAAGCATCTATTACCCCATGGCAGGTTCACCTGAATTGGGTATCGCCATTACCTTGAGCAAGATTTTCGACTTCAGCTGGGGCGACGACGACCACGACGGCGTTATCGACCGCAAGGACATGTGCCCGAACACCTTCAAGGGACAAGTCGTCAACCCCCGCGGATGCCCCGTGGACGAAGACTTGGATGGTGTCCTGAACATTGTAGACCAATGCCCCGCTACACCGATGGGACTGGCAGTGGACTACAACGGTTGCCCCCTGGACCATGACGGCGACGGCGTGGCAGACTACTTGGATAAATGCCCCAATACCACAGCAGGCTTTGCCGTAGATTCCATCGGCTGTACCTTGGACACCGATGGCGACGGTATTGACGACAACAACGACAAGTGTAACGACTCGCCCAAAGACGAGCCCGTCGGAAAAGACGGCTGCCCGCTGGACCAGGACCACGACGGCATTACCAACGACTTGGACCAATGCCCCGACACTCCCGAAGGCATCTCTATCGACAAGCACGGTTGCCCGCTGGACTTTGACGGCGACGGCGTCCCCGACGATCTGGACAAGTGCCCCAACAGTAAGCTCGGCGAACAAGTCGGCGAATCGGGCTGTCCCCTGGATTCCGACAAAGACGGAGTTCCCGACACCAAGGACGAATGTGCCGACACTCCCGAAGGCGTCTTGGTCAATATTCTCGGTTGCCGCATAGACCAAGACAGTGACGGAATCTTTGACGAAGAAGACAAGTGCCCGGGCACCCCCGAAGGCGCCCCCATCGACAGCTTGGGCTGTCCGCTGGATTCTGACGGCGACGGTATTGCGGACTGGGCGGACCAATGCCCCGGCACCCAAGCGCAGGCAACCATCGACGATTCCGGCTGCCCCACCAACCCCAGGCAGAACTTCAACGTATTCGCCAAGCAAATCCACTTCAAGGGCCATGACACGCTACTGGTGAATTCCAGCTACACCGCCTTGAACGACATCGTGTACCACATGCGACAATACCCGGTGAATCTGGAAATCCAGTGCGCCGCCAGCGACGCCTCTGGCGAAAACGCCAACCGCATTTCTACCGAACGCGCCCAATTCATCTACAACTACCTGGTAAAGAAGGGCATCAGCAAGGATCGCCTCAAGTACCAAGGTTTCGGCAAGAAACTGCCGCCCACCCTCATCCAGAAGAACGGCAGCACGGACGCTGTCAGGTTTATTCCTAGTAGACAGTAG
- a CDS encoding MotA/TolQ/ExbB proton channel family protein, which translates to MAPVDQNSILEAVFGILFRGGWVLAPLFALGWFGWFLMIERYGYYFMLKGSSINGLGGFWKTLQKSGEEAAFKKLERRRFGYFYALASDIRNYKDQGPVAVRNAMEATRHRISVNLSKGLKTISTCAAIAPLLGLLGTVSGMVHTFKSIQLFGFGNPVLMADGISEALLTTQAGLLVAFPLMLAYNFLASKVEKVEEIAWSEALKYESYVFEKKSEEK; encoded by the coding sequence TTGGCTCCGGTCGATCAAAATTCCATATTGGAAGCTGTATTCGGCATCCTCTTTAGAGGTGGCTGGGTATTGGCCCCGCTGTTTGCGTTGGGCTGGTTCGGCTGGTTTTTGATGATTGAACGTTACGGCTACTATTTTATGCTGAAGGGGAGTAGCATTAACGGCTTGGGCGGTTTCTGGAAAACGCTGCAGAAAAGCGGCGAAGAAGCGGCCTTCAAAAAGTTGGAACGTCGCCGTTTTGGCTACTTCTACGCGCTTGCATCGGATATCCGTAACTACAAGGATCAAGGCCCCGTAGCGGTCCGCAATGCCATGGAAGCGACTCGCCACCGCATATCGGTCAATTTGTCTAAGGGGCTGAAGACGATTTCGACTTGCGCCGCCATTGCTCCGTTGCTTGGCCTTTTGGGAACGGTGTCCGGTATGGTGCATACCTTCAAGTCCATTCAACTTTTCGGTTTCGGCAATCCGGTGCTGATGGCAGATGGCATTTCCGAAGCACTCCTGACGACCCAGGCGGGCCTTTTGGTTGCCTTCCCCTTGATGCTGGCTTACAACTTCTTGGCCAGCAAAGTTGAAAAGGTGGAAGAAATCGCCTGGAGCGAGGCTTTGAAATATGAATCCTACGTATTTGAAAAGAAATCGGAGGAAAAATGA
- a CDS encoding peptidylprolyl isomerase: MKIADKTVVQMHYTLTSDEGKVIDSSEGREPLQYIQGAHMIVVGLEKAMVGHDVGDKFDVKVIPSEGYGEYNEEMTQEVPLDVFQGVDKVVEGMMFYAQTPAGPMPIRVKSVSEKTAVIDANHELAGQNLNFAIEVVSVREATEEELNPGHHCCCGGKGEGDHECECGGHGNKENCDGNGGCGCEHHAEHHNK, encoded by the coding sequence ATGAAGATAGCCGACAAGACTGTTGTCCAGATGCACTACACCCTGACCTCCGACGAAGGCAAGGTCATCGATTCTTCCGAAGGCCGCGAACCGCTGCAGTACATTCAGGGCGCCCACATGATCGTCGTGGGTCTCGAAAAGGCCATGGTCGGCCATGATGTCGGCGACAAGTTCGACGTCAAGGTGATTCCGTCCGAAGGCTACGGCGAATACAACGAAGAAATGACCCAGGAAGTCCCGCTGGACGTTTTCCAGGGTGTCGACAAGGTTGTCGAAGGCATGATGTTCTACGCCCAGACTCCGGCCGGCCCGATGCCGATCCGCGTGAAGTCCGTTTCCGAAAAGACCGCCGTCATCGATGCGAACCATGAACTCGCCGGCCAGAACCTGAACTTCGCCATCGAAGTCGTTTCTGTGCGTGAAGCTACCGAAGAAGAACTGAACCCGGGTCACCACTGCTGCTGCGGCGGCAAGGGCGAAGGCGACCACGAATGCGAATGTGGCGGTCACGGCAACAAGGAAAACTGCGACGGCAACGGCGGTTGCGGCTGCGAACACCACGCCGAGCACCACAACAAGTAA
- a CDS encoding ankyrin repeat domain-containing protein codes for MKKQLLALCAAALMVSVTGCNDKMDPNDPQSVRKYLTKQQIPFTPNQFVSYAVNGDTAKMTLFLQASFEIDAPADNGNNAVAIAANKGNMVVLNYLFEHGAKADVKNGNGEAVLDNAVMMGNKEVVNRLLTQLKAEGAETQTLGTAVLLAAKTGKVDMLEVLAEAGAPLDSRSADGYLPIHWTVKNGNYDAMMFLINKGVDVNAKCGQGYSVLDWATNEGYTRLIKALKKAGAKNTPQYFKDSKK; via the coding sequence ATGAAAAAGCAGTTGTTGGCCCTTTGCGCCGCCGCATTGATGGTTTCCGTTACCGGTTGTAACGACAAGATGGACCCGAACGACCCGCAGTCCGTGCGCAAGTACCTGACCAAGCAACAGATTCCCTTTACCCCGAACCAGTTTGTTTCTTATGCCGTGAACGGCGATACTGCCAAGATGACTCTCTTCTTGCAGGCTTCTTTCGAAATTGACGCTCCGGCCGACAACGGCAACAACGCCGTGGCCATCGCTGCCAACAAGGGCAACATGGTCGTGCTGAACTACCTGTTTGAACATGGTGCCAAGGCCGACGTGAAGAACGGCAACGGCGAAGCCGTGCTGGACAACGCCGTGATGATGGGCAACAAGGAAGTGGTGAACCGCCTCCTGACTCAGCTCAAGGCCGAAGGTGCTGAAACCCAGACGCTCGGCACTGCTGTGCTTCTCGCTGCAAAGACCGGTAAAGTCGACATGCTCGAAGTGCTCGCCGAAGCTGGCGCACCGCTCGATTCCCGTAGCGCTGACGGTTACCTCCCGATCCACTGGACCGTGAAGAACGGTAACTACGACGCCATGATGTTCCTCATCAACAAGGGTGTCGATGTGAACGCCAAGTGCGGCCAGGGCTACTCTGTACTCGACTGGGCAACCAACGAAGGTTATACCCGCTTGATCAAGGCCCTTAAGAAGGCCGGCGCCAAGAATACTCCGCAGTACTTCAAGGACTCCAAGAAGTAG
- a CDS encoding MotA/TolQ/ExbB proton channel family protein, producing MKFESFVSRLSSLVFIASLAVLAPLSYAQQNADVDAVKKRAALNSAKADLEEARKKRDMAVAARWKDRETANQERELFNEKYNESKEKVDALMSERARLFEDVRVAREDLAQVKLQAEKARAEYLSLAAGPERLETLAKFTEQGIPFKVADRIEVQNKVKKEMGLYRDDPLRIAQSILNAARSEMEFTRESGVEKAELVFGSSVAQGDRMRLGGLYAMQMANAVDINGLHPAALMLPVAGEKKRVFSWQENLTPDTKSEISKAFAGAKDSAYVMVPVDVLLSTELSSEMANHQETTWKDDLKVFFKNGGILMYPIATLFGLGLLIVLWRLIWLVIAGFGGLSTRRCIKALEKGDVAMARSLTSKLHGKVGKVLRTVLGKNYANRASAEKALEEVFAAESPKIEMGLSWISVFAATAPLLGLLGTVMGMIELFDVITMHGTSDPKLLAGGISIALVTTEAGLIVAIPLQLLHTFLTNRADALRGRMEAAGLAVLNALWINESVKED from the coding sequence ATGAAATTCGAATCTTTCGTCTCTCGTCTCTCGTCTCTCGTTTTCATAGCCTCTCTCGCTGTGTTGGCGCCGCTCTCTTATGCCCAGCAGAATGCGGATGTCGATGCCGTGAAGAAGCGTGCTGCATTGAACAGCGCGAAGGCAGACCTCGAAGAAGCCCGCAAGAAGCGCGATATGGCTGTAGCTGCCCGTTGGAAGGACCGCGAAACCGCCAACCAGGAACGCGAACTCTTTAACGAAAAGTACAACGAAAGCAAGGAAAAGGTGGACGCCTTGATGTCGGAACGTGCCCGCCTTTTCGAAGACGTGCGCGTTGCCCGTGAAGACTTGGCCCAGGTGAAGCTGCAGGCTGAAAAGGCCCGCGCTGAATACTTGTCGCTTGCCGCCGGTCCGGAACGCCTCGAAACGCTTGCGAAGTTCACCGAACAGGGAATCCCCTTCAAGGTGGCTGACCGCATCGAAGTGCAGAACAAGGTGAAAAAGGAAATGGGCCTGTACAGGGACGATCCCCTGCGCATTGCTCAATCGATTTTGAACGCAGCCCGCTCCGAAATGGAATTCACTCGCGAAAGCGGTGTAGAGAAGGCTGAACTGGTGTTCGGTTCTTCTGTCGCCCAGGGTGACCGTATGCGTTTGGGTGGCCTCTATGCCATGCAGATGGCAAACGCCGTCGATATCAACGGCTTGCATCCGGCGGCATTGATGCTTCCGGTAGCTGGCGAAAAGAAGCGCGTGTTCAGCTGGCAAGAAAACTTGACTCCCGATACGAAGTCTGAAATCAGCAAGGCTTTTGCCGGAGCGAAAGATTCCGCCTACGTCATGGTGCCGGTAGATGTACTCTTGAGTACGGAACTTTCTTCTGAAATGGCGAACCACCAGGAAACCACCTGGAAGGATGACCTCAAGGTGTTCTTCAAGAATGGCGGTATTCTGATGTATCCCATCGCGACGCTTTTCGGCCTCGGTCTCTTGATTGTGCTGTGGCGCCTCATCTGGTTGGTGATCGCCGGCTTTGGTGGACTTTCTACCAGGCGTTGCATTAAGGCCTTGGAAAAGGGCGATGTGGCTATGGCTCGCAGCCTGACTTCGAAACTCCACGGTAAGGTGGGCAAGGTGCTGCGCACGGTGCTGGGCAAGAATTACGCCAATCGCGCTTCTGCCGAGAAGGCCCTGGAAGAAGTTTTTGCTGCGGAATCCCCGAAGATTGAAATGGGACTTTCCTGGATTTCCGTGTTTGCGGCAACGGCTCCGCTGCTTGGCCTTTTGGGTACCGTGATGGGTATGATCGAACTTTTCGATGTCATTACCATGCATGGCACTTCTGACCCGAAGCTTTTGGCTGGCGGTATTTCCATCGCCCTCGTGACGACGGAAGCGGGCTTGATTGTTGCCATTCCGCTGCAGCTGTTGCACACCTTCCTTACGAACCGCGCCGATGCTTTGCGTGGCCGCATGGAAGCTGCAGGCCTTGCGGTGTTGAACGCCCTTTGGATTAACGAATCGGTCAAGGAAGACTAA
- a CDS encoding DUF3450 family protein codes for MKFHLLTKIFLCLSLAGVVSQAQETVESVRRQIKAVEAETAREKSLHDAEKKRHAEFVEVGRKKVQALASQNKTLKAEIDSLKAELQNLANVRQKTLGTVKYFENRKAKYGESLALVIDSLVPVFESDFPYRNEETVKSVQEIANQLHKGLIEADDGLNRVLEVFYDRIRLGYTTEVYKGFLQVDARSVPGTYLRYGAVASIFVSNDGNDVLWLARTADGGYAWKNVSDNLAMRTVLKDVMKVAEGKTAPRLVTIPVTIPKEGK; via the coding sequence ATGAAATTTCATTTACTGACCAAGATATTCCTTTGCCTGAGCCTTGCGGGCGTTGTTTCGCAGGCCCAGGAAACGGTAGAAAGTGTCCGTCGCCAGATTAAGGCGGTGGAGGCTGAAACAGCCCGCGAGAAATCGCTCCATGATGCCGAAAAGAAACGTCATGCCGAATTTGTGGAAGTGGGCCGCAAAAAGGTGCAGGCTCTGGCTTCCCAGAACAAGACCTTGAAGGCGGAAATCGATTCCCTGAAGGCGGAACTCCAGAACTTGGCAAACGTTCGCCAGAAGACGCTGGGAACGGTCAAGTACTTTGAAAACCGTAAGGCAAAGTATGGCGAATCCCTGGCCTTGGTCATTGATTCCTTGGTTCCCGTGTTTGAATCGGATTTCCCGTACCGTAACGAAGAAACCGTCAAGAGTGTGCAGGAAATTGCAAACCAGCTCCACAAGGGCTTGATTGAAGCCGACGATGGCTTGAACCGTGTACTCGAAGTTTTCTATGACCGTATTCGCCTGGGTTACACCACCGAAGTCTACAAGGGCTTTTTGCAGGTGGACGCCCGCAGCGTTCCCGGAACTTATTTGCGCTACGGTGCAGTCGCCTCCATTTTCGTGAGCAACGACGGTAACGATGTGCTGTGGCTTGCACGGACTGCCGATGGCGGTTATGCCTGGAAGAACGTGTCCGATAACTTGGCCATGCGTACCGTGCTGAAGGACGTGATGAAGGTGGCCGAAGGCAAGACCGCTCCGAGACTTGTCACGATTCCGGTAACGATTCCGAAGGAGGGCAAGTAA